In Populus alba chromosome 9, ASM523922v2, whole genome shotgun sequence, a genomic segment contains:
- the LOC118048602 gene encoding uncharacterized protein — MASAAISRGEILYLYRSLLRTARQFCDYNIREYTKRRTIDAFRQNQNLTDSLAISAAYSDGKTQLDVAKRQAVVYSLYAPTIKSVMEAKSI, encoded by the coding sequence ATGGCATCAGCTGCCATCTCAAGAGGCGAAATCCTCTATCTGTATCGTTCTCTTCTACGCACAGCCCGTCAGTTCTGCGATTACAACATCAGAGAGTACACTAAACGACGCACTATCGACGCCTTCCGTCAAAACCAAAACCTAACCGACTCGTTGGCCATCTCCGCTGCCTATTCCGACGGTAAGACCCAGCTTGATGTCGCCAAACGACAGGCCGTTGTTTACTCTCTCTACGCTCCCACAATCAAGAGCGTCATGGAGGCCAAATCAATTTGA
- the LOC118048603 gene encoding uncharacterized protein, producing MGSKKRSPNSVAEVEDLDNTDTNIENASLEDTNNENASSNSSRKKMKKDKNKETKAPDGDASKAGLSNIPSSMKPMERRKKRKALDKERLHAASESKEVKTKKMDVDSKVTESKEHMGASSTGTLPKFHIGVFKDLASVDVSVREGAVERLVTELQEVQKAYEVTENKEVVEGGLKLEAEKDDGLNDCAPSVRYAVRRLVRGASSSRECARQGFALGLTVLVDTIPSVKVDSVLKLIVDLLEVSSSMKGQDIRDCLLGRLFAYGALALSRRLTEEWISDHNTLIIKEFTDVLISLAAKKRYLQEPAVAIILQLVEKLPTEAVTNHILEAPRLREWFEGGIDAGNPDALLLALRIREKISIDSEMFGKFLPRPFSPSGLFVPGHLSYIINCLKESTFCQPRVHGVWPVLVNILLPDIVMQAEDVVSASNSLKKHKKSRKSSSSEEEIARSVRCFCEVIIEGSLLLSSHDRKHLAFDILLLLLPRLPASFIPYVLSHKIVQCMVDVLSTKDSWLYKVVQHFLKELSDWVGNDDVRRVAVIVALQRHSNARFDGITKTKTVKALVTEFKTESGCMLFIQNLMNMFVDEGNASEEPSDQSQTTDDNSEMGSVEDKDSNGAMENSDFLKTWVVESLPIILKHLKLEPEAKFRVQKEILKFLAVQGLFSASLGSEVTSFELQEKFKWPKAPTSSAICRMCIEQIQSLLANAQKIEGLRSLSSGLDHSDLGSYFMRFLSTLRNIPSVSLFRSLSDDDEKAFEKLQEMESRLSREEKNCVIGAEANKLHAMRFLLIQLLLQALLRPGEFSEAASELVICCKKAFAASDLLDSGEEELDNDADPKLMDVLVDTFLSLLPQSSAPLRSAIEQVFKYFCNDVTNDGLLRMLRVIKKDLKPPRHREEGKDDGDDDDEDFIGIEEVEEGEGEGEEEMDEAETGETGEDEELTDDSEAVAEVEEAGKELSDDSDGGMDDDAMFRMDAYLAQIFKDRKNQAGGETTQSQLVLFKLRVLSLLEVYLHENPAEPEVLMVYLNLARAFVNPQTAEISEQLGQRIWGILQKKILKAKDFPRGDAVQLPTLKSLLEKNLKLASKPLKKKKSAGNLSKKKQLAMSKRHKMIVSLAQDSTFWILKIIGARNFPECELQGVIDIFKGELARYFESKTSQIKSDFLTEIFRRRPWIGHHLFGFLLEKCSRAKLEFRRVEALDLVIEILKSMVSSGNDESNRNASKKVLKNHLQKLSHLIKELATNMPEKPSRRAEARKFCGKVFRYVSTYDLTKSFLKYLAPEAEAACESQLGELYLNFKKIER from the exons ATGGGAAGCAAGAAAAGAAGCCCCAATTCAGTAGCGGAAGTTGAGGATTTAGATAATACAGACACAAATATCGAGAATGCAAGCTTAGAGGATACTAATAATGAGAATGCAAGTTCAAATTCAAgtagaaagaaaatgaagaaagataaGAATAAAGAGACCAAAGCCCCGGATGGGGATGCTTCCAAAGCAGGCCTTTCTAACATTCCTAGCTCAATGAAACCCATGGAAAGacggaagaaaaggaaagcattGGATAAAGAGCGGCTACATGCTGCTTCAGAGAGTAAGGAAGTGAAGACTAAAAAAATGGATGTTGATTCAAAGGTTACCGAAAGTAAAGAGCACATGGGAGCTTCCTCGACTGGGACGTTGCCGAAGTTTCATATTGGTGTCTTTAAGGACCTGGCATCGGTGGATGTATCTGTGAGAGAAGGTGCAGTGGAGAGATTGGTCACGGAGTTGCAAGAGGTTCAGAAGGCATATGAAGTTACGGAGAATAAGGAGGTGGTTGAAGGTGGATTGAAACTGGAAGCGGAGAAGGATGATGGGTTGAATGATTGTGCACCTTCCGTGAGATACGCTGTGCGTAGGCTTGTTCGTGGTGCTTCTTCATCAAGAGAG TGTGCAAGGCAAGGATTTGCACTGGGCTTGACGGTGTTAGTTGATACAATTCCTAGTGTCAAAGTGGATTCAGTGCTGAAACTAATAGTTGATTTGTTAGaagtttcttcatcaatgaaGGGTCAG GATATAAGAGATTGCCTTTTAGGTCGGTTATTTGCTTATGGTGCTCTTGCCCTATCAAGAAGACTGACTGAAGAGTGGATTTCTGATCATAACACCCTCATCATTAAAGAATTCACCGATGTGCTTATCTCCCTTGCAGCAAAAAAACGATATCTGCAAGAGCCTGCTGTTGCAATTATATTACAATTGGTTGAAAAG TTGCCAACTGAGGCCGTGACGAATCACATTCTTGAAGCTCCAAGACTGCGCGAGTGGTTTGAAGGTGGTATTGACGCTGGAAATCCTGATGCATTGCTTTTAGCTTTGAGAATTCGGGAGAAAATTTCCATTGATAGTGAAATGTTTGGAAAATTTTTGCCACGTCCGTTCAGTCCTAGTGGACTTTTTGTGCCTGGTCATTTGTCCTATATTATTAACTGCTTGAAG GAATCAACTTTCTGTCAGCCTAGAGTTCATGGTGTATGGCCTGTTCTGGTAAATATTCTCTTACCTGATATTGTTATGCAAGCTGAAGATGTGGTGTCAGCTTCTAATTCTctaaaaaagcacaaaaaaagtCGCAAGTCTAGCTCATCTGAAGAAGAAATTGCCAGGAGTGTTCGGTGTTTCTGTGAAGTTATTATCGAAGGctcccttcttctttcttcgCATGATCGCAAGCACTTGGCATTTGATATTCTGCTTCTCCTTCTCCCAAGGCTCCCTGCATCTTTCATTCCATATGTTCTCTCTCACAAAATTGTGCAATGCATGGTGGATGTACTTTCGACAAAGGACTCTTGGCTGTACAAAGTTGTTCAGCATTTTCTCAAGGAGCTATCAGATTGGGTTGGAAATGATGATGTCAGAAGAGTTGCTGTTATAGTGGCTTTACAGAGACACAGCAATGCAAGATTTGATGgcatcacaaaaacaaaaacagttaaaGCTTTGGTGACAGAGTTTAAAACTGAATCTGGTTGCATGTTGTTTATTCAGAATTTAATGAACATGTTTGTGGATGAAGGAAATGCTTCAGAAGAACCGTCAGACCAGAGTCAGACTACTGATGACAATTCAGAGATGGGTTCAGTCGAGGATAAGGATTCAAATGGTGCAATGGAAAATTCTGATTTCTTGAAGACTTGGGTGGTGGAATCCCTCCcaattattttgaaacatttgaAGCTGGAGCCAGAAGCAAAGTTTCGGGTgcagaaggaaattttgaagtTTCTAGCTGTTCAAGGTCTGTTCTCTGCATCTCTTGGCTCTGAAGTGACATCTTTTGAATTACAGGAGAAATTTAAGTGGCCAAAGGCGCCTACCTCGAGTGCTATTTGCAGAATGTGCATTGAGCAGATCCAATCACTGCTTGCAAATGCTCAAAAGATAGAGGGGTTGCGTTCTTTGTCTAGTGGCCTGGACCACAGTGATCTTGGGTCTTACTTCATGCGTTTTCTCAGTACACTACGAAACATTCCTTCGGTTTCTCTTTTTCGATCTTTGAGTGATGACGATGAAAAGGCTTTtgaaaaattgcaagaaatggaATCTAGGCTTTCCAGGGAG GAAAAAAATTGTGTGATTGGTGCTGAAGCAAATAAATTGCATGCAATGAGGTTCTTGCTGATCCAGTTGCTGCTTCAAGCACTCCTTCGACCTGGAGAATTCTCAGAAGCTGCATCTGAACTTGTTATATGTTGTAAGAAAGCTTTTGCAGCTTCTGATCTTCTTGACTCAGGAGAAGAGGAGTTGGATAATGATGCAGATCCTAAGTTAATGGATGTCCTTGTGGATACATTCCTTTCATTGTTACCTCAGTCATCAGCTCCCTTGCGCTCTGCTATTGAGCAG gtttttaagtACTTCTGTAATGATGTGACCAACGATGGACTTCTTCGGATGTTGCGTGTCATTAAGAAAGATTTGAAGCCACCTAGACATCGGGAAGAAGGTAAAGATGatggagatgatgatgatgaagattttattggtattgaagaagtagaagaaggggaaggagaaggagaagaagaaatggatgAAGCTGAGACAGGGGAAACAGGCGAGGATGAAGAACTGACTGATGACTCTGAGGCAGTGGCTGAGGTTGAAGAAGCTGGCAAAGAGCTGTCTGATGATTCTGATGGAGGAATGGATGATGATGCAATGTTCCGGATGGATGCTTATCTTGCCCAGATTTTTAAAGATAGAAAGAATCAGGCTGGAGGTGAAACCACCCAATCCCAGCTTGTTCTGTTCAAACTTCGTGTCCTTTCATTGCTGGAGGTTTACCTACATGAAAATCCAG CTGAGCCTGAGGTTCTGATGGTGTACTTGAACTTGGCTCGGGCATTCGTTAACCCTCAGACTGCAGAAATCAGCGAGCAGCTTGGACAGCGAATATGGGGAATTTTGCAGAAGAAGATATTAAAAGCGAAGGACTTCCCAAGGGGTGATGCTGTGCAACTACCTACTCTCAAATCTTTGTTGGAAAAGAACTTAAAGTTGGCATCAAAgccattaaagaaaaagaaatctgcTGGTAATTTATCCAAGAAAAAACAGTTGGCCATGTCGAAGCGACACAAAATGATTGTTTCCCTTGCTCAGGATTCAACCTTTTGGATTCTGAAAATTATTGGTGCCAGAAATTTTCCAGAGTGTGAACTACAGGGGGTTATTGATATTTTCAAGGGTGAACTGGCGCGATATTTTGAGAGTAAGACATCTCAaataaaatctgattttttgaCAGAAATATTTCGAAGAAGGCCATGGATCGGGCACCATCTCTTTGGTTTCCTTTTGGAGAAATGTAGCAGGGCAAAATTGGAGTTTCGTCGAGTTGAAGCACTTGATCTAGTAATAGAAATATTGAAGTCAATGGTTTCTTCTGGTAATGATGAAAGTAATCGCAATGCATCAAAGAAAGTCTTGAAAAATCATCTGCAAAAACTCAGTCATCTGATAAAGGAATTGGCAACAAATATGCCAGAAAAGCCATCAAGGCGGGCTGAAGCACGCAAGTTTTGTGGTAAGGTCTTCCGGTATGTGTCAACATATGACCTGACCAAATCATTTCTTAAATATCTAGCCCCAGAAGCTGAAGCTGCTTGTGAATCTCAACTTGGAGAGCTGTATCTCAATTTCAAGAAGATCGAGAGATAA
- the LOC118048604 gene encoding transcription factor GTE7 yields the protein MASAVLANRNEPNWTQPQPRGGGAKFMGKIPFSNPNPKFSKKRQFQPPQPPQIPDVDESPSAASDDASSINRRPQNNHHDFNTGGYVSFNVSSYSKKELIELKSRLVYELEKIRELKNRMESSDFHIGQPSSNFSSKKQTSSNKKVSGNKRPFPAPSNFNNFKRSSPDNAQLMKNCSQILSKLMKQKLGYIFNTPVDVVGLQLHDYHDIIKNPMDLGTVKSNLSKNLYESPRDFAADVRLTFNNAMKYNPKGHEVYILAEQFLTRFQDLYRPIKEKVGEDVEEEENDLVQEVQASSWDHIRREPERVSKIDGDFMPVTAKSDPIGQQQPTGMNQNPNSVRTPSPMRVPQVKPLKQPKPKAKDPNKREMNLEEKHKLGVGLQSLPQEKMEQVVQIIRKRNGHLRQEGDEIELDIEAVDTETLWELDRFVTNYKKMVSKIKRQALMGINRNAGATAISEGNNKDVPGNDRMEVVNEAKKPKKGDAGDEDVDIGDEMPMSSFPPVEIEKDNGHASSSSSSSSSSSDDSSSSSDSDSGSSSGSDSEDAHS from the exons ATGGCGTCAGCTGTGTTAGCGAACCGGAACGAACCGAATTGGACGCAGCCACAGCCACGTGGTGGTGGAGCTAAATTCATGGGCAAAATCCCTTTCTCCAACCCTAACCCTAAGTTCTCCAAAAAACGCCAATTTCAGCCACCTCAACCACCACAAATCCCCGACGTTGATGAATCTCCTTCAGCCGCTTCAGATGACGCGTCGTCTATCAACCGCCGTCCACAGAACAACCATCACGATTTCAACACCGGAGGATACGTGTCGTTCAATGTTAGCTCGTATTCTAAGAAAGAACTAATCGAGCTAAAAAGTCGATTAGTTTACGAGCTTGAAAAGATCCGAGAGTTGAAAAACAGAATGGAATCCTCTGATTTCCACATCGGACAACCCAGCTCCAACTTCAGTAGCAAAAAGCAAACCTCTTCAAACAAGAAAGTATCCGGCAACAAGCGGCCGTTTCCGGCCCCttcaaattttaacaattttaagcGATCAAGTCCAGATAATGCGCAATTGATGAAGAATTGCAGTCAAATTCTGTCGAAATTGATGAAGCAAAAATTAgggtatatttttaatactccAGTTGATGTTGTGGGTTTGCAATTGCATGATTACCATGATATAATCAAGAATCCGATGGATTTGGGAACGGTGAAGTCAAATTTGAGCAAGAATTTGTATGAATCGCCAAGGGATTTCGCTGCTGATGTTAGATTGACATTTAATAATGCCATGAAGTATAACCCTAAGGGTCATGAAGTTTATATTCTTGCCGAGCAGTTTCTTACAAGATTTCAGGATTTGTATAGGCCGATTAAGGAGAAGGTGGGCGAGGATGTTGAAGAGGAGGAGAATGATCTAGTTCAAGAAGTGCAAGCGAGTTCTTGGGATCACATTAGAAGAGAGCCAGAGAGGGTTAGTAAAATTGATGGTGATTTTATGCCAGTTACAGCGAAATCTGATCCAATTGGGCAGCAGCAGCCAACCGGGATGAATCAAAACCCTAATTCCGTGAGGACGCCTTCACCAATGAGGGTGCCGCAAGTGAAGCCATTGAAGCAACCAAAGCCGAAAGCAAAGGATCCAAATAAGCGAGAGATGAATCTTGAAGAGAAGCACAAGCTAGGGGTTGGTTTGCAGAGTCTGCCACAAGAGAAAATGGAGCAAGTTGTGCAGATTATTAGGAAGAGGAATGGGCATCTGAGGCAAGAGGGTGATGAGATCGAGCTTGATATTGAGGCTGTTGATACAGAGACATTATGGGAGCTGGATCGGTTTGTGACTAATTACAAGAAGATGGTTAGCAAGATTAAGCGGCAAGCTTTGATGGGTATTAACAGAAATGCGGGTGCTACTGCTATCAGTGAAGGCAATAATAAG GATGTACCTGGAAATGATAGAATGGAGGTGGTAAATGAGGCAAAGAAGCCGAAGAAAGGGGATGCTGGGGATGAAGATGTTGACATTGGCGATGAGATGCCAATGAGTAGTTTTCCACCAGTGGAGATTGAGAAAGATAATGGACATGCAAGTAGCAGCTCCAGCAGCTCCAGTAGTTCGAGTGATGATTCTTCATCTTCAAGTG ATTCTGATTCAGGGAGTTCTTCAGGGAGTGATTCAGAGGATGCACATTCATGA